One genomic segment of Brassica napus cultivar Da-Ae chromosome A3, Da-Ae, whole genome shotgun sequence includes these proteins:
- the BNAA03G05750D gene encoding uncharacterized protein BNAA03G05750D, protein MAGLLAWAADVVGKNGKDGGGDEEEDQIPLVLTEEQQRYVDELGRKATTLSRSIQDLRLRLPPPDISQRLPHLLAHSLASNAALALQLDSHSATREQAQVREQTLLEENTAYENAISICEARIEEKTHEADSLLRKLKELEDVEESLKAEQEDAQASLDERYYKSSSESRVPPADDTEAVKSVMLEKLESKKNDLSSMEEKVQELERSWAAIQERALKQPSPAQREKTLDKQLHTLIEQLAAKQAQAEGIVGEIHSNEMELERLNSLCRRYESFNVEVNAARNRFKRTNSDRGFGSDHEVDASHSYLPYSSATRNESQTRLMYLRSAFVVYILALQVLVFIKISF, encoded by the exons atgGCGGGACTTCTAGCTTGGGCTGCCGACGTCGTCGGTAAAAACGGAAAAGACGGAGGCGGCGACGAGGAAGAGGATCAGATCCCACTGGTTCTCACGGAGGAGCAGCAGAGATACGTCGACGAGCTCGGCCGAAAAGCGACAACGCTCAGCCGTTCGATCCAAGATCTACGGCTCAGATTGCCTCCGCCGGATATCTCTCAGCGTCTACCTCACCTCCTCGCTCACTCCCTCGCCTCCAACGCCGCTCTCGCTCTCCAGCTCGATTCGCATTCCGCTACTCGTGAACAG GCTCAAGTGAGAGAGCAGACATTGCTAGAAGAAAACACTGCGTATGAGAATGCGATATCAATCTGCGAGGCGAGGATAGAGGAGAAAACGCATGAAGCAGATTCACTTCTTAGAAAATTGAAG GAGCTAGAAGATGTTGAGGAGAGCTTGAAAGCTGAGCAAGAAGATGCACAAGCTTCTCTAGATGAGAGGTATTACAAAAGCTCTAGCGAATCTCGTGTACCGCCTGCTGATGATACAGAGGCGGTGAAGTCTGTTATGCTAGAGAAGTTGGAGAGCAAAAAGAACGATTtg AGTTCAATGGAAGAGAAGGTTCAGGAGTTAGAGAGGAGCTGGGCTGCTATACAGGAAAGAGCACTGAAGCAGCCTTCTCCAG CTCAGAGAGAGAAGACACTGGATAAACAACTTCATACTCTAATCGAGCAATTAGCTGCAAAGCAG GCCCAAGCAGAGGGGATTGTTGGTGAGATTCACTCGAATGAGATGGAGTTAGAGAGACTGAACAGTTTGTGTAGAAGATACGAGAGCTTTAATGTTGAAGTGAACGCTGCACGGAACAGATTCAAGAGAACAAATTCAGATAGAGGGTTTGGATCAGACCATGAAGTTGATGCTTCTCATTCGTACCTTCCGTATTCATCTGCTACAAGAAATGAGAGTCAGACAAGGCTTATGTATCTCAGGTCAGCCTTTGTCGTCTACATTTTGGCTTTGCAAGTCCTGGTTTTCATCAAGATTTCGTTTTGA